The window TTTATATTGATTTATGATATAATTTTAAAATAATCTATTTTCTAGGAGGAACATTATGAACCCAGTTATCTTTTCCATTGGTAGTTTTGAACTACGATATTATGGATTGATGTATGCTATTGCATTTTTCGTCGGAATTGAAATAGCAAAATATATGGCAAAAGAAAGAAACTTTAACCCCTCTATAATTGAAAACTATGCTTTTGTTGCTATGCTTTCTGGTTTGTTAGGAGGTCGTCTATACTATGTATTATTTAATTTAGATTACTATCTATCAAATCCTAGTGAGATTTTAGCTACATGGCATGGGGGAATGGCTATTCATGGTGGTATTATTGGTGGTATTGTTGGAACTTTTATATATGGAAAAATTAAAAAACTAAATCCTTTAACTTTAGGAGATTTTGCTGCTGCTCCTTTAATATTGGGACAAGCAATTGGAAGATTTGGTAATTTTATGAATGGAGAGATTCATGGAGTTCCTACTTTTACTCCTTGGAGTGTGATTTTTAGTGTTAAACCTCAATTTTATCAAT is drawn from Fusobacterium varium and contains these coding sequences:
- the lgt gene encoding prolipoprotein diacylglyceryl transferase, whose protein sequence is MNPVIFSIGSFELRYYGLMYAIAFFVGIEIAKYMAKERNFNPSIIENYAFVAMLSGLLGGRLYYVLFNLDYYLSNPSEILATWHGGMAIHGGIIGGIVGTFIYGKIKKLNPLTLGDFAAAPLILGQAIGRFGNFMNGEIHGVPTFTPWSVIFSVKPQFYQWYSEYLKMPLLEKISYKELVPWGLVFPTSSPAGSEFPNIPVHPAMLYELVLNFIGFLFIWLVLRKRPNKAPGYLWWNYIIIYSLIRIFVSFFRAEDLMIFNLRAPHLVSILLIIFSFTMIKLGEIKAHK